A window of Nicotiana sylvestris chromosome 8, ASM39365v2, whole genome shotgun sequence genomic DNA:
CTGATTGGCCTTGTGAATTGGTATGTTAGCACATCACATGAATCTGAATCGAAGAAAATGATCTTAGCAGAATACCTTATATTATCTCTCCTCTGTTATTTTACTGAGCTCATATGTAAAGGATCATAACTAAAATAACATTTATGATGGACTATAAAACCGAATCTCCCTAACAAAGAAAACGAAAATGCAAGAAAAGTGAGTTAAAGATTATGAATATAGTGTAGTTGAAACATGTCAAGATGATGGGCTTCCTAATATTTTGTGGTCATGTCTTTTTGCAGCCGAATGTACACTGCTCAAAACATTATAAATTAGAATTAAGCAACATATTTTCCTAGTAAAGCTTGTAACAAACTActttcttttttcctctttgacAAGATAAGATGATCGACTTAACCAGTTTTATTCTACTTCTTCTTTGCACATGTCTTTTTGATCTGATCAATTGTGTTGTAGCCTTTCTTTGCGCATATCTTATTTCCAAGCTAGTTCATTTTTCACTTATCGACAAGTCTAAACAGAAAATCAATCGACTCCCTCCTGGTCCAAAACAATGGCCGATTGTGGGCAACCTTTTTCAGTTGGGGCAATTGCCTCACAGAGACATGGCTTCATTCTGTGACAAATATGGGCCATTGGTTTACCTCCGACTAGGTAATGTCAGTTagagatctttacacaaataaccGATCACATTCGCTGTTTATTTTTCTTGGCcagtatacataaattatacactGATTATACGGCTATTTTTATTTAAGCAGTTGGGAGTGCAGCTATTTAGATTAAGTCTTCTTTGAATATAGTTTGTGACGTCCCACGTTGATGGACAAAAGCCTTTCTTATAGGCTTTATAAGTTAAATCTAACAATGGTCTTTATAACTTAGTATACCTACATATATGTGTATATCTACAAAGccatatatataaaaatataatgcATCTATTACATTATATTACTTTTATTACCAAATACTCATCTGCATGCTTAAAAGGCttaattttgttttccttttcctaactattatacctttctttcttttgtttctacTATAGAATATTCAATTTTGTTTAGGATGAATAGATATGTGTATTTATGAAATCAAGTGTCTATTTGGTATGAtctgatctttgctctataaatAGAGAAATTCTACATGGGGTGGCTATTAAAAACCTGTAGTACAGATACAAGCAATAGTTATTTTTCACGCCTCAAAGGCTGCCTTCAATTTTGTCcctatattatatatattttttactaACAGGTAACGTCGATGCTATCACCACCAATGATCCAGAAATCATAAGAGAAATACTTGTACAACAAGACGATGTTTTCGCGTCTAGGCCAAGAACTCTTGCTGCTGTTCATCTAGCATATGGTTGTGGGGATGTAGCGTTGGCTCCCTTAGGACCAAAATGGAAGAGAATGAGAAGAATTTGCATGGAACATTTGTTGACAACCAAAAGGCTTGAGTCATTTGTAAAACATAGGGCAGATGAAGCTCAAACCCTAGTTCAAGATGTTTGGACCAAGACACAAAAAGGGGAGACATTAAATTTAAGGGAAATTTTGGGTGCTTTTTCAATGAATAATGTGACTAGAATGTTACTTGGAAAACAATACTTTGGGGCTGAATCTGCTGGCCCACAAGAAGCAAAAGAATTTATGCATATAACTCATGAATTATTTTGGCTTCTTGGTGTGATTTATTTAGGTGATTATTTACCTTTATGGAGGTGGATTGATCCTCATAATTGTGAGAAGAAAATGAGGGAAGTGGAGAAAAGGATTGATGATTTTCATATGAGAATAATTGAAGAACATAGAAAAAAAGGTAAAAGTAATATTGATGAAGGTGAAATGGATTTTGTGGATGTTTTATTGTCTTTGCCAGGTGAAGATGAAGGAGATGGGAATGGGAAACAACATATGGATGATGTTGAAATTAAAGCTCTCATTCAGGTCTAATTTTTTTAATACCAACTCTCTACCTAGATAATAGGTCCATTTATCTCAAACTATACTAGTATACTTACATTCAGTATGCATCTAATGAATTACTACTAGCACACACATGAGACTCCTAAGCTGAATCCAAATTacacacaaaaaaaataaatGGCCCGTAGCAACTTTATATCATGAATTCAGTTTCTACATACTGACGATTACAGACTTTTAACACTATCAAAATATTTTAACATGTTGCAGTAAATTACCTGTTTTATTTTTCAGGTTATCAATCACACTTATTATGGTTAATTATATGTAATTATTTTTTAGATGACTAGAATAATTATTCTTTATACAGTTAGTGTATATAAATTAAACTCATTATATTATAGCTATAATAACATTAATGGTCTGAAAGTAGACATATTATATCAAAAAGGGAAATGTCCAAGTTTATCTCTCTAAATATTTCAATTTTATCCTTCGTATACTTGGGGATTATCCATACCCCTGTTTATAGTAAATCGTTTCCTATATTTTCGTGATCTTATACATGTACAAAGCTTTCATATACACTAAGTGGATTTCACATATCAAAATACTTCGAGAAGAATGTGCAAATGTATTTCCATACTTTTAGTTATGATTTAAAATTATCTTCCGTTGTACTTCAGATTAAAGCTTGGTAAAAGGTATGAATGTCTCCGAAATATAAAATAAGACATTTCATATACTAGTGGTGTATCTTTTGTGagagttattttttttttttctgtttattATAGGATATGATAGCTGCAGCCACGGATACATCTGCTGTAACCAACGAATGGGCAATGGCTGAGGTGATAAAGCATCCCCACGTCCTCAAGAAGATCCAAGAAGAACTTGACATAGTTGTTGGATCGGGTCGGATGGTAACCGAAACCGACTTGGTTAATCTCAAATACCTTCGTTGTGTAGTACGTGAAACTTTTCGAATGCACCCTGCTGGTCCATTTCTAATCCCACATGAATCAATCCGAGATACGACGATCAACGGCTATTATATCCCAGCCAAGACACGTGTCTTCATCAACACGCACGGTCTTGGTCGAAACACCAAGATTTGGGACAATATTGATGAGTTTAGGCCAGAGAGGCATTCGCCAAAAGATGAAAGCATCAGAGTTGAAATAAGTCACGGGGCGGATTTCAAAATTTTGCCATTTAGTGCTGGAAAAAGG
This region includes:
- the LOC104217226 gene encoding cytochrome P450 703A2 encodes the protein MIDLTSFILLLLCTCLFDLINCVVAFLCAYLISKLVHFSLIDKSKQKINRLPPGPKQWPIVGNLFQLGQLPHRDMASFCDKYGPLVYLRLGNVDAITTNDPEIIREILVQQDDVFASRPRTLAAVHLAYGCGDVALAPLGPKWKRMRRICMEHLLTTKRLESFVKHRADEAQTLVQDVWTKTQKGETLNLREILGAFSMNNVTRMLLGKQYFGAESAGPQEAKEFMHITHELFWLLGVIYLGDYLPLWRWIDPHNCEKKMREVEKRIDDFHMRIIEEHRKKGKSNIDEGEMDFVDVLLSLPGEDEGDGNGKQHMDDVEIKALIQDMIAAATDTSAVTNEWAMAEVIKHPHVLKKIQEELDIVVGSGRMVTETDLVNLKYLRCVVRETFRMHPAGPFLIPHESIRDTTINGYYIPAKTRVFINTHGLGRNTKIWDNIDEFRPERHSPKDESIRVEISHGADFKILPFSAGKRKCPGAPLGVKLVLMALARLFHCFDWSPPNGLKPEDIDTSEVYGMTMPKAKPLMAVARHRLPAHLYHCHSIK